The proteins below come from a single Nocardiopsis gilva YIM 90087 genomic window:
- a CDS encoding sensor histidine kinase, with translation MSAHAPADDPRPPSPGRLAGYVLLGATAAVALVWTWVTLAVPWSARAPVLVGGTATGAVLVAALAAAAYYAATARQARERTAHAEAATGRLEREALHLREVVLPTLAGRVGEGVPAESALAEVVQPTHGALRGLAEYTARTLDAAESRAVAGRNGLSTMEGEAAALADETLPALVARIRASRTSSAEAALAEVVRPTHHELSRVLEQTARALSEAERRGGAAMAGCASAAARVQAQVTTLLARLRELEDIYGDQEGIFADLLDLDHSVSQMGRLADSFALLSGGRSGRRWTKPIVMESVLRGAMGRISAYRRVRVHSTSTSAVAGYAAEGVMHAVAELMDNATTFSAHDTEVHVYVEEENTGVTVTIEDSGLGMRARERRRAEQFVSESMDLTTLSGTRLGLAVVGRLAAKYGLTVNFRPSSRGGSGAVVLIPQHLITQPRVGPAEPAPTRRRRRRPSPPPPGPATSTPSPGTAVGRRACPSAAAARRSRPRPGRGVHQPPHRPRGSVATPEPGSRPSATPAAAAARRGRVRRSARERVRPPRARDATRPPSGRSAPFPGPASRRPDRRRTDP, from the coding sequence ATGTCAGCCCATGCACCCGCCGATGACCCGCGCCCGCCCTCGCCCGGCAGGCTGGCGGGGTACGTCCTCCTCGGAGCGACGGCCGCCGTCGCTCTGGTGTGGACATGGGTGACCCTGGCCGTACCGTGGTCAGCGCGAGCCCCCGTCCTGGTCGGCGGCACCGCCACCGGCGCGGTTCTGGTCGCCGCGCTCGCCGCGGCCGCCTACTATGCCGCCACCGCGCGCCAGGCGCGCGAGCGGACCGCGCACGCCGAGGCCGCCACCGGCCGCCTGGAGCGCGAGGCTCTGCATCTGCGCGAGGTCGTACTTCCGACCCTCGCGGGTCGCGTGGGCGAGGGCGTCCCGGCTGAGTCGGCGCTTGCGGAGGTGGTGCAGCCGACCCATGGCGCGCTGCGAGGACTCGCCGAGTACACCGCGCGGACGCTGGACGCGGCCGAGAGCCGGGCCGTCGCCGGGCGGAACGGGCTGTCCACGATGGAGGGCGAGGCAGCGGCCCTGGCGGACGAGACGCTGCCGGCGCTGGTCGCGCGGATCCGGGCGAGCCGGACGTCGTCGGCGGAGGCCGCCCTCGCCGAGGTGGTCCGGCCGACCCACCACGAGCTGAGCCGCGTCCTCGAGCAGACCGCCCGTGCCCTCAGCGAGGCCGAACGCAGGGGCGGCGCGGCCATGGCGGGCTGCGCCAGCGCCGCGGCCCGCGTGCAGGCCCAGGTCACCACGCTGCTCGCCCGGCTGCGGGAGCTGGAGGACATTTACGGCGACCAGGAGGGGATCTTCGCGGACCTCCTCGACCTCGACCACAGCGTCTCGCAGATGGGTCGGCTGGCCGACAGCTTCGCGCTCCTCAGCGGCGGACGTTCCGGGCGCAGGTGGACCAAGCCCATCGTGATGGAGAGCGTGCTGCGCGGCGCCATGGGACGCATCAGCGCCTACCGGCGCGTGCGTGTCCACTCCACCAGCACGTCCGCCGTCGCCGGCTATGCCGCCGAGGGCGTCATGCACGCCGTGGCCGAGTTGATGGACAACGCCACCACCTTCTCGGCCCACGACACCGAGGTCCACGTGTACGTGGAGGAGGAGAACACCGGCGTGACGGTCACGATCGAAGACAGTGGCCTGGGCATGCGCGCCCGCGAGCGGCGCCGCGCCGAGCAGTTCGTCTCCGAGTCCATGGACCTGACGACCCTCTCCGGTACCCGCCTGGGCCTGGCGGTGGTGGGTCGGCTGGCCGCCAAGTACGGCCTGACCGTCAACTTCCGCCCCTCCTCCCGTGGTGGGAGCGGCGCCGTGGTGCTGATCCCGCAGCACCTCATCACCCAGCCCCGGGTCGGGCCTGCCGAGCCCGCCCCCACCCGCCGCCGCCGGCGGCGGCCGAGCCCACCCCCTCCCGGGCCGGCCACCAGCACGCCGAGCCCCGGGACGGCGGTAGGCCGGAGGGCCTGCCCCAGCGCCGCCGCGGCGAGACGCTCGCGGCCGCGGCCCGGTCGAGGCGTGCACCAGCCGCCGCACCGACCACGCGGGAGCGTCGCGACACCGGAGCCCGGTTCGCGGCCTTCCGCCACGCCAGCCGCGGCCGCGGCCCGTCGGGGACGGGTGAGGAGGAGCGCTCGTGAGCGTGTGAGACCACCCCGAGCCCGTGACGCCACCAGGCCGCCGTCGGGAAGGTCCGCACCGTTCCCCGGCCCAGCGTCCCGGCGGCCGGACCGCCGCCGCACCGACCCGTAG
- a CDS encoding MerR family transcriptional regulator, with protein MRVRIIRELLGAGLKDLQIIAPYPGQNLDPEHYYRALDTHNNRLGELDRRISGLTVHRDRLQEMIGGR; from the coding sequence GTGAGGGTCCGCATTATTCGCGAGCTCCTCGGCGCCGGACTCAAAGACCTGCAGATCATCGCCCCTTACCCGGGGCAGAATCTCGATCCCGAGCACTACTACAGGGCACTGGATACCCACAACAACCGACTCGGCGAATTGGACCGCAGGATCTCCGGCCTCACCGTTCACCGTGACCGGCTCCAGGAGATGATCGGCGGGCGCTGA
- a CDS encoding class I SAM-dependent methyltransferase has product MSDRTNPNSPPPPPAEGPDGPRVSREWWERSADAYQAEHAAFLRDAFIWCPEGVDEAAAGLLGAPSDLANARVLEVGCGAARASRWLRRQGVARVVGVDVAHRQLQHALRIGTSDGPKRVPVAQADALRLPFADASFDVVFSAFGGFPFFSDAAAPLAESARVLRPGGRLVFAVRHPLSWCFASPSRELTATVPYFDRRAPAPGDNGTSPELHHTMGDWVRALTASGLRLLDVLEPEWRAGRAKVWDGWGADQGRIVPGTAIFAAQREQPAEAG; this is encoded by the coding sequence GTGTCCGACCGAACCAATCCCAACTCGCCACCCCCGCCCCCAGCGGAAGGCCCTGACGGGCCACGGGTGAGCCGCGAGTGGTGGGAGCGATCGGCCGACGCCTACCAGGCCGAGCACGCCGCGTTCCTCCGGGACGCCTTCATATGGTGCCCCGAGGGAGTGGACGAGGCGGCCGCCGGCCTCCTCGGCGCCCCCTCGGACCTGGCCAACGCCCGCGTCCTGGAGGTGGGCTGCGGCGCGGCGCGCGCCTCACGGTGGCTGCGCCGACAGGGCGTGGCTCGCGTGGTGGGCGTCGACGTCGCCCACCGCCAGCTGCAGCACGCGCTGCGCATCGGAACCTCTGACGGCCCCAAGAGGGTTCCGGTCGCGCAGGCCGACGCCCTCCGACTGCCGTTCGCGGACGCCTCATTCGACGTCGTGTTCTCGGCCTTCGGGGGCTTCCCGTTCTTCTCCGACGCCGCCGCGCCCCTCGCAGAGAGCGCGCGGGTCCTCCGGCCCGGCGGTCGGCTCGTCTTCGCGGTACGCCACCCACTGAGCTGGTGCTTCGCCAGCCCATCGCGGGAACTCACCGCGACGGTGCCCTACTTTGACCGTCGGGCCCCTGCCCCTGGAGACAACGGCACGAGCCCCGAACTCCACCACACCATGGGGGACTGGGTGCGCGCGCTCACCGCGTCCGGTCTGCGCCTGCTGGACGTGTTGGAGCCGGAATGGCGGGCGGGCCGCGCGAAGGTGTGGGACGGATGGGGCGCCGACCAGGGCCGGATCGTACCGGGGACGGCGATCTTCGCAGCACAGCGGGAACAGCCCGCCGAGGCGGGCTGA
- a CDS encoding HAD family hydrolase, with the protein MRRLFRGNAAPGAVTAAACVLLATACTADAGDSASLEHWPAEAADQLEGLIAEHGDSGEYAAFDADNTIWKHDLEESLIPYLENEGVLTRDNLDPQLQIVPFEEDESLHAYYNRLCDEAGTPTCYAWAAQAYSGLSLGEVKGYVDDLMERDEPVATNMWEDGKLVDTEVATPEIYPAMKELIHALHEADIEVYVVTAAHEELNRMVVTDPDYGLDIPTGNVLGVQTLLENPGTGDIGTRVELNERDIEVTDDFEFTAHLSTPVTWQSGKAGVLQERVDPVQRPVLTGGDSSYTDEHLLFRTDMDNGGLRIFVNRKEKYTSGIKAEAERRAERQEELGLDADAEDGWIFVDPAELGVDD; encoded by the coding sequence ATGCGCCGACTGTTTCGCGGAAACGCCGCCCCCGGGGCCGTCACCGCTGCGGCGTGCGTGCTGCTGGCCACCGCCTGCACCGCGGACGCCGGCGACAGCGCATCGCTGGAGCACTGGCCCGCCGAGGCCGCCGACCAGTTGGAGGGGCTGATCGCCGAGCACGGCGACAGCGGCGAGTACGCCGCCTTCGATGCCGACAACACCATCTGGAAGCACGACCTGGAAGAGTCCCTCATTCCCTACCTGGAGAACGAGGGCGTCCTCACCCGCGACAACCTTGACCCGCAGCTGCAGATCGTTCCCTTCGAGGAGGACGAGAGCCTCCACGCCTACTACAACCGGCTCTGCGATGAGGCCGGCACCCCCACCTGCTACGCCTGGGCCGCGCAGGCCTACTCCGGGCTGAGCCTGGGCGAGGTCAAGGGCTACGTCGACGACCTCATGGAGCGCGACGAGCCGGTCGCCACCAACATGTGGGAGGACGGCAAGCTCGTCGACACCGAGGTTGCAACGCCCGAGATCTACCCGGCCATGAAGGAGCTCATCCACGCCCTGCACGAGGCCGACATCGAGGTCTACGTGGTCACCGCGGCGCACGAGGAACTCAACCGGATGGTCGTGACCGACCCCGACTACGGGCTCGACATCCCCACCGGCAACGTCCTCGGTGTCCAGACGCTGCTGGAGAACCCCGGAACCGGGGACATCGGCACACGCGTGGAGCTGAACGAGCGCGATATCGAGGTCACCGACGACTTCGAGTTCACCGCGCACCTGTCCACCCCGGTCACCTGGCAGTCCGGCAAGGCGGGCGTGCTGCAGGAACGCGTCGACCCCGTCCAGCGGCCGGTGCTGACCGGTGGGGACTCCTCCTACACCGATGAGCACCTGCTGTTCCGCACCGACATGGACAACGGCGGTCTGCGCATCTTCGTCAACCGAAAAGAGAAGTACACCTCCGGCATCAAGGCGGAGGCCGAACGGCGCGCCGAGCGGCAGGAGGAACTCGGCCTGGACGCCGACGCCGAGGACGGCTGGATCTTCGTCGACCCCGCGGAGCTCGGCGTCGACGACTGA
- a CDS encoding acyl-CoA dehydrogenase family protein has translation MRKTLVSLSTEEFVENIAEVARSRFDCQTFPQENLSADDWTLLVKAGVLLPAIPTEFGGRDSHVEMCRVVETLAEWNLPLAMYTKIITAVALRPIALRASEEAKREMLPLFATDDPMICGFASTEPGCGSAMSSMTTTYEEVEGGYRIRGRKHWQGFSSTAHWWLVSAKNDRDGRKYGYFIVKRSEGFRTIRRYEPVGMKVLDYGLNEIDAVVPKHRKIDAPERNLSAMVEMLMAPRSMMAALACGFLRRIEREAHAYANSRRIGPVPLADIRFARYRLTSIEAAQTICAALNRYLMTELSVKSEMTGSFPAVQALKTVCTELMLRAAHHYQQLVGGEGYRCGSPTNIAGQAFLDTRVFTIFDGTNDLLSQQLTQFCLDNRGDVALSGFLATSPLTAPGVAAHGVDLSFLDRDLKQEHLVLGGRAIAYTFAITQVMAWTREAEDGSLNRAKAAIEFLKADIDGIARQFDLLTTGVLDADDRQSAQYVSP, from the coding sequence ATGCGAAAGACCCTGGTGTCGCTGTCGACCGAGGAGTTCGTAGAAAACATCGCGGAGGTCGCGCGCTCGCGATTCGATTGTCAGACCTTTCCCCAGGAAAACCTGTCGGCTGATGATTGGACGCTGCTGGTGAAGGCGGGTGTCCTGCTGCCCGCGATTCCAACAGAGTTCGGTGGGCGCGACAGCCATGTCGAGATGTGCCGTGTGGTCGAGACACTCGCTGAGTGGAACCTGCCTCTGGCGATGTACACGAAGATCATCACGGCGGTCGCTCTGCGCCCGATCGCGCTGCGCGCCAGCGAGGAGGCGAAGCGGGAGATGCTGCCGCTCTTCGCCACGGATGACCCGATGATCTGTGGATTCGCCTCGACCGAACCCGGCTGCGGGTCGGCGATGTCGAGCATGACCACGACGTACGAAGAAGTCGAGGGCGGTTACCGTATCCGCGGCCGCAAACACTGGCAGGGTTTCAGTTCTACGGCGCACTGGTGGCTGGTGAGCGCGAAGAACGACAGGGACGGGAGAAAGTACGGCTACTTCATCGTCAAGCGGAGCGAGGGGTTCAGGACGATTCGGCGGTACGAACCGGTGGGAATGAAGGTCCTCGACTACGGGCTCAATGAAATCGACGCCGTCGTCCCCAAGCATCGCAAGATCGACGCTCCGGAGCGAAACCTGAGCGCGATGGTGGAGATGCTGATGGCCCCGCGCTCGATGATGGCGGCGCTGGCGTGCGGCTTTCTCAGGAGAATCGAGCGCGAGGCACACGCGTACGCGAACAGTCGGCGGATCGGACCGGTGCCGCTGGCCGACATCCGCTTCGCCAGGTACCGGCTCACATCGATCGAGGCCGCGCAGACGATCTGTGCGGCGCTCAACCGCTACCTCATGACCGAGCTGAGTGTGAAGAGCGAGATGACGGGCTCTTTTCCGGCCGTCCAGGCGCTCAAGACGGTCTGCACAGAGCTGATGCTGCGCGCGGCGCACCACTACCAGCAGCTGGTCGGCGGCGAAGGCTACCGCTGCGGCTCGCCCACGAACATCGCCGGACAGGCGTTCCTGGACACCCGGGTCTTCACCATCTTCGACGGCACGAACGACCTGCTCAGCCAGCAGCTCACCCAGTTCTGTCTGGACAACCGCGGCGACGTGGCCCTGAGCGGTTTCCTGGCGACCTCCCCGCTTACAGCGCCCGGAGTCGCGGCCCATGGAGTGGACCTGAGCTTCCTCGACCGCGATCTCAAGCAGGAACACCTGGTCCTCGGTGGCCGCGCCATCGCCTACACGTTCGCGATCACGCAGGTGATGGCGTGGACTCGAGAGGCCGAAGACGGCTCCTTGAACAGGGCCAAGGCCGCGATCGAGTTCCTGAAGGCCGACATCGACGGCATCGCACGGCAGTTCGACCTTCTCACCACCGGCGTCCTCGACGCGGACGACCGCCAGTCCGCACAGTACGTGTCGCCCTGA
- a CDS encoding STAS domain-containing protein — protein sequence MCPLDVAIMRWESSTLVRVTGELDLSNITSLERRLAEAEQSPGSTLVIDLTGLDFIDSTGLHSLARLHQRRRRTGGGVTVMTGARIGRIFHVIGLDQVLDVRCEECD from the coding sequence ATGTGTCCACTGGATGTGGCGATCATGCGCTGGGAGTCGAGCACGCTGGTGCGGGTGACCGGGGAACTCGACCTGTCCAACATCACATCCCTGGAGAGACGACTGGCGGAGGCGGAGCAGAGCCCGGGCAGCACCCTGGTTATCGACCTCACCGGGTTGGATTTCATTGACTCCACCGGGCTGCACTCCCTGGCCCGGCTGCATCAGCGGAGGCGGAGAACCGGCGGAGGGGTCACCGTGATGACCGGGGCGCGGATCGGGCGGATCTTCCACGTCATCGGGCTGGACCAGGTGCTCGACGTCCGCTGCGAGGAATGCGACTGA
- a CDS encoding ANTAR domain-containing protein, giving the protein MTTNRLSQLWALVAERAWPRGASVSLEDICGVCAAEIPSDGVSLTANTSPQDLVERLCATTPLAREIEELQATLGQGPGVAALSCDGPVLTPDLHDATPRRRWPAFAPAAVQAGLGAVFVFPLRTGAVQVGALSLHRAGPKPLTDAQLSDALSLADMALEIMLDGGADTCVEDRPLWNGFAAFHDQAEVHQAAGMISAQLDVGIDEALVRLRAYAFGHERPLADVARDVVRRRLKFTPDPQTD; this is encoded by the coding sequence GTGACGACAAACAGGTTGTCTCAGCTCTGGGCGCTCGTCGCCGAGCGTGCGTGGCCCCGGGGTGCTTCGGTCTCACTCGAGGACATCTGCGGGGTGTGCGCGGCCGAGATCCCCTCCGACGGCGTCTCCCTCACCGCGAACACCTCCCCTCAGGACCTGGTCGAGCGGTTGTGCGCCACGACCCCGCTGGCCCGCGAGATCGAGGAACTCCAGGCCACATTGGGGCAGGGGCCCGGCGTGGCCGCGCTGTCCTGCGACGGCCCTGTGCTCACCCCTGATCTCCACGACGCCACCCCTCGTAGGCGGTGGCCCGCGTTCGCTCCGGCCGCGGTCCAGGCCGGGCTGGGGGCGGTCTTCGTATTCCCGCTGCGGACCGGCGCCGTCCAGGTGGGCGCATTGAGCCTGCATAGGGCCGGACCGAAACCCCTCACCGACGCGCAGCTGTCCGATGCGCTCTCCCTAGCCGACATGGCGCTGGAGATTATGCTGGACGGCGGAGCAGACACGTGTGTGGAAGACCGCCCGCTCTGGAACGGCTTCGCCGCCTTCCATGACCAGGCCGAAGTCCACCAGGCCGCCGGGATGATCTCGGCGCAGCTCGATGTGGGGATCGACGAGGCGTTGGTCCGGCTACGCGCCTATGCCTTCGGGCACGAACGCCCGCTCGCCGACGTAGCGCGCGACGTCGTGCGGCGCAGGCTGAAGTTCACACCCGACCCGCAAACGGACTGA
- a CDS encoding GAF and ANTAR domain-containing protein: protein MPREQELASTFVQLADTLVVDFDVVDFLHMLARRSVELLDVDAAGLMLTDHHGNLRFMAASTESARLLELLQLQNEQGPCLEAYRGGKQVSCPDLSCALHRWPRFAQAALGEGYSSIQAVPMRLREHTVGALNLLRHEPGRLTEADIAIAQGFADVATISILNSRTAEERERLAEQLQTALNSRVIIEQAKGVLSERREIDMNDAFGLLRGFAREHNRRLSEVARAVVRRDSNVATLLVSAHDANAPGARDGAGNGADGARA, encoded by the coding sequence GTGCCCAGGGAACAGGAACTGGCCAGCACCTTCGTCCAACTGGCCGACACACTGGTGGTCGACTTCGACGTGGTCGACTTCCTGCACATGCTCGCCCGGCGCAGCGTAGAGCTGCTGGACGTGGACGCCGCCGGCCTGATGCTCACCGACCACCACGGGAATCTGCGCTTCATGGCGGCCTCAACCGAATCGGCTCGCCTCCTGGAGCTCCTGCAGTTGCAGAACGAGCAGGGGCCCTGCCTGGAGGCCTACCGAGGCGGCAAGCAGGTGTCCTGCCCCGACCTGTCGTGTGCGCTGCACCGGTGGCCGCGCTTCGCCCAGGCGGCGCTCGGTGAAGGCTACAGCTCGATCCAGGCGGTGCCGATGCGACTGCGCGAGCACACCGTCGGCGCGCTGAACCTGTTGCGCCACGAGCCGGGCCGACTCACCGAGGCCGACATCGCGATCGCGCAGGGGTTCGCCGATGTGGCCACCATCAGCATCCTCAACTCGCGCACCGCCGAGGAGCGCGAGCGCCTGGCCGAGCAGCTGCAGACCGCGTTGAACAGCCGGGTCATCATCGAGCAGGCCAAGGGCGTGCTCTCGGAACGCCGCGAGATCGACATGAACGACGCGTTCGGCCTGCTGCGCGGCTTCGCCCGCGAGCACAACCGCAGACTGTCGGAGGTCGCCAGGGCGGTCGTGCGCCGGGACAGCAACGTCGCCACCCTGCTCGTGTCGGCCCATGACGCGAACGCGCCAGGTGCGAGAGACGGCGCTGGCAACGGCGCGGACGGGGCGCGGGCGTGA
- a CDS encoding mycothione reductase produces MTHFDLIVIGSGSGNTIVDERFSDWSVALVEKGVGSTGAFGGTCLNVGCIPSKMFVHTADTASAPAHGDRLGVDLRLEGADWPAIRDRIFGRIDPIAVGGERYRAKADNVTLYRGTAHFTGIKTLAVRTAAGTEEISADRVVVAAGSRPSAPPVPGLAEAGYLTSDSVMRLQDLPRRMIIMGTGFVSAELAHVFSALGTDVTVVGRSGLMLRHGDEDVATRFTELAARRWDLRMNRTAKGVERDGGLVRLHLDGQEGLESVEAEEILVATGRVPNSDLIAAEEGGLDLTDDGRISVDATQAASVDGVWALGDVSSPYQLKHVANREAQTVQHNLLHPEAPVRTDHRYVPHAVFSAPMIASVGITEQEAREAKREYVSARQDYAGVAYGWAMEDTTGFAKLLADPATGRLMGAHIIGPEAPTLIQPLIQAMQFDLDARSMAEDQYWIHPAMPELIENALLRLDLR; encoded by the coding sequence ATGACGCACTTCGACCTCATCGTCATCGGCTCCGGCTCGGGCAACACGATCGTGGACGAGCGGTTCTCCGACTGGAGCGTCGCGCTTGTGGAGAAGGGGGTGGGCTCCACCGGAGCCTTCGGCGGCACCTGCCTGAATGTCGGCTGCATCCCGAGCAAGATGTTCGTACACACCGCGGATACCGCCAGTGCCCCCGCACACGGTGATCGACTCGGGGTGGACCTACGGCTGGAGGGGGCGGACTGGCCAGCCATCCGCGACCGTATCTTCGGGCGGATCGACCCGATCGCGGTCGGCGGCGAGCGCTACCGGGCCAAAGCCGACAACGTCACCCTCTACCGCGGCACCGCACACTTCACCGGCATCAAGACGCTGGCGGTGCGGACCGCCGCCGGAACCGAGGAGATCTCCGCGGACCGGGTCGTGGTCGCGGCCGGCAGCCGTCCGAGCGCCCCGCCGGTCCCTGGGCTGGCCGAGGCCGGATACCTCACCAGCGACTCGGTGATGAGGCTGCAGGACCTCCCCCGTCGGATGATCATCATGGGCACGGGGTTCGTCAGCGCCGAGCTCGCCCACGTGTTCTCCGCTCTCGGGACCGACGTGACCGTCGTCGGCCGCTCCGGCCTGATGCTGCGGCACGGGGACGAGGACGTCGCGACGCGGTTCACCGAACTCGCCGCTCGCCGGTGGGACCTGCGCATGAACCGCACGGCCAAGGGCGTCGAGCGCGATGGCGGACTGGTCAGGCTGCACCTTGACGGCCAGGAGGGCCTCGAGTCCGTCGAGGCCGAAGAGATCCTGGTGGCCACCGGCCGCGTCCCGAACAGCGACCTCATCGCCGCCGAGGAGGGCGGGCTCGATCTCACCGACGACGGGAGGATCAGCGTCGACGCGACCCAGGCCGCCTCTGTCGACGGCGTGTGGGCACTGGGCGACGTCAGCTCCCCGTACCAGCTCAAACATGTGGCCAACCGCGAGGCGCAGACCGTCCAGCACAACCTCCTGCACCCTGAGGCGCCTGTGCGGACCGACCACCGCTACGTTCCACACGCCGTGTTCTCCGCACCGATGATCGCCTCGGTCGGCATCACCGAGCAGGAAGCACGCGAAGCCAAGAGGGAGTACGTGTCGGCGCGGCAGGACTACGCCGGTGTCGCCTACGGCTGGGCGATGGAGGACACCACCGGATTCGCCAAGCTGCTCGCCGATCCCGCCACCGGACGGCTGATGGGCGCGCACATCATCGGCCCCGAGGCGCCCACCCTGATCCAGCCGCTCATCCAGGCGATGCAGTTCGATCTGGACGCCCGCTCCATGGCCGAGGACCAGTACTGGATCCACCCGGCCATGCCCGAACTGATCGAGAACGCCCTCCTCCGCCTGGACCTGCGGTAG
- a CDS encoding cytochrome c oxidase assembly protein yields MNDEMKMNMHNGMSGPMWMPSTPPDLEGLLAWHPQPYALFPVLCALLAALYVVGLIRLRQRGVSWPIGRTVSWAVGVALVLWVTATGIEGYGMALFSVHMFQHMILTMLAPVFLLLGAPVTLLLRTLPTGKGRRGAPRRALVWLLHSPIAKVGAHPAFTLALFIFSLYGIYFTPIFDVLMRSVWGHYFMLLHFLITGIIYFGPVLMVDPWPGSKNHLLRIMLMMSGLPFHAFFAIAVMMSETPIARFFASPPPSWNVDVMADQLWAGGLTWVFGDIPTIVVMIALAITWMRSDDRLARRTDRQAERDGDAELNAYNAYLQRLAEYEATARPVRNG; encoded by the coding sequence ATGAACGACGAGATGAAGATGAACATGCACAACGGGATGTCGGGTCCCATGTGGATGCCGAGCACACCTCCCGACCTGGAGGGTCTGCTCGCCTGGCACCCCCAGCCCTATGCGCTCTTCCCCGTGCTGTGCGCCCTGCTCGCCGCCCTCTACGTGGTCGGCCTCATCCGGCTGCGGCAGCGCGGGGTCTCCTGGCCGATCGGGCGGACCGTGAGCTGGGCGGTGGGGGTGGCCCTGGTCCTGTGGGTGACGGCCACCGGCATCGAGGGCTACGGCATGGCGCTGTTCAGCGTCCACATGTTCCAGCACATGATCCTGACAATGCTCGCCCCGGTGTTCCTGCTACTGGGTGCGCCCGTGACCCTGCTGCTGCGGACGCTGCCCACGGGAAAGGGGCGACGGGGAGCACCGCGGCGTGCGCTGGTGTGGCTGCTGCACAGCCCGATCGCCAAGGTCGGCGCCCACCCGGCGTTCACCCTGGCGCTGTTCATCTTCAGTCTCTACGGCATCTACTTCACGCCGATCTTCGACGTCCTCATGCGCAGCGTGTGGGGCCACTACTTCATGCTGCTGCACTTCCTCATCACCGGGATCATCTACTTCGGACCCGTACTGATGGTCGACCCCTGGCCCGGCTCCAAGAACCACCTGCTGCGCATCATGTTGATGATGTCCGGGCTGCCTTTTCACGCCTTCTTCGCGATCGCCGTGATGATGTCCGAGACACCGATCGCGCGGTTCTTCGCCTCCCCGCCCCCGTCCTGGAACGTCGACGTCATGGCCGACCAGCTCTGGGCGGGCGGCCTGACGTGGGTGTTCGGGGACATCCCCACCATCGTGGTGATGATCGCGCTCGCCATCACCTGGATGCGTTCCGACGACCGGCTCGCCCGCCGCACGGACCGCCAAGCCGAGCGCGACGGCGACGCCGAGCTCAACGCCTATAACGCATATCTGCAGCGACTGGCCGAGTACGAGGCCACGGCCCGACCGGTCCGTAACGGCTGA